GGCTTGAGGTCAGACTTCACCCGCTCGGCGAAGGCATCATGAAGTCACAGGGGTTCAGGTTGGCGTAACGCTCTGCGCGCTCGCCGTGGCGCCGAGCGCCAGGTGCTGTCGAGCGCGCCCTCGGATCTCGACAATTGAGCGCCTGCCGAGCGATGCCCAATAGGTCTCGCTGTTGAGAGCCTTCGAAGTCAGCAACTTCCTGAATGTGGCGCGATGACTGTACGTAGGCGAACGGGCGAACAAGTCGGCGCCCTCTTGAAACGGACGCAGGACGCACGCCTATCCCTGATCGCGGCCCGCAATCGCACCATGGCGGCCGATGATGTGCGGAATCTGCTCCTGGAACGGCTCGGCCTGATCGAGCGGAACGGTGTGGCTTGGCCGCACCCTCTGCGAGGCCAGTCCGTCGTCGAGTGGACCATCACCGACGCAGGCTTGTCGGCGCTCGCTGAGGCCAGGGCTTCAAGGACGTTCAACGGCGCCGATGGCGGAATGCCTCGAGTCTTGAGCCAAGATGACCTGTGATCGATGATGCCTTGCGGGCCTCCGGACACTGTCTGCTGCTGCGCAACCGGAACACGACAAGTAATCTCTGCCGAAATCCGCTCCGGCAGTGCCGGCAAAGGCCAACGCTTGGCCGATGCGGGCGCAAGGCGGGTGACCGGACCTGACCGCAAGCCGCAGGCCCGCTCCGACGAGGGACGCTGTAGAATTGGACAGGCTCATGCCGATTTATGTCAGCCGCGCAGACAGCCTCGAGCAGATCGCGAGAGCGGCCGTCCGTCGACTCGGCGCCGTCGGCTGACCGTCGAGCGGAATGCAACGGCCCTGCGTCCCGGCGTGCACGGAGATGAGCCTCACTGGCGCGCGCGATGAGCACTGATCGGACGATGAGGCGGTGGCCAATCGAAGGAGGCTCTCTGGTCTGTGGCTCGACGGACTGCCTCCGAGGCGTTCGTGCGGCGACGCTCACTGGCTGATCATCGCTCGCGGCCGACGATGGTGTCGGCCTGCCTATGCAATATCTGCATTTCTGGCGTGCGGCATGTGGCATACCAGTCGGCTGTGTGCAGTGCGATATCAACTCTCACGCACCGCACAACAGGACGCCGCCGATGACCCTCCTCACCGCTCTCGCTCTCCTTCCCTTCGCGGGTCTCGCCAACATCGCGATCGTGGTGGCGCTCGCCAATCATTTCGATGGCGACAAGCCGGCCGCCGGCTTCACCGGCCCGGTCCCGACCCTGGCCTGAGCCAGGACGGGCTCGCCGGGCGCAAACGGGACACGGGGGCGGACTTTGTCCATCCTGTAAGGTGAGCCTCCTGTGCCTGGAGCGGCCTGTCATGCCGCTGCGGCCGACGCGGAGATGGCATCCGCTTCGACGGATCCCGTCTTCGGACGCAGAGTGGGAAACATCCACTCTGCTCACACCCCCGACACTGAGGAGGGGCCGGAAGCGGGACCGGTCGACCGTCGCCGGCCCGAAGCCGGGTCGGTGTCGAATGGGAAGTGCTCGATCCTACGCAGGTCGCGTTGCTCATTCGGCGAGCACGAAGGCGAGGCCCAGGATCGCCACCAACAGTGCCCCGCCCGCGAGTTCCTCGCGCGGCTCCTCGGCGAAACGCGGCAACCAGCTTGCGCGGGCGACGCCCGCTCCGACGAGCCCGATGAGCAGAAAGCCCAGACCGAGCAAGTCGGTGGTCTGAACCGTCGGTAGCATAGGTCGCTCCTCCAACAGGGATGACGCCTATCGCTCGGGCCAAGCCCAATGCGATTCGACGTGTGCGATCAGCCCGAGAGCATGATCCCGGACGAGGATTGCAGCCTGCTCTGCGTCGCGGGCCTGCAGGGCGACGATGATGGCCGCATGCTCGCGCAACGAGTCCTCAATCCTCCCCGGCCGATGGAGGAAGATCGATCGAAGTGCCCGCATGTGGATGAACAGGTTGGCCGTCATCTCGACCATCAGCCCACAACCGCCGAGACGGATGATCGTCTGGTGGAAGTTGAGGTTGGCCTCTTCATAGGCCTTCACGTGCTCCGGCAGGGTGGAAAGCTCAAAATCTTCGAACGCTCGACTGAGCTGGTGAAGATCGGCGTCCGATGCGTGCCTTGCCGCAGCATGTGCGGCCCCGCCCTCGAGCGCGGCCCAGACTGTGATCATCTCGATGATCTCACGCTTGGTCTTGCGCGTCACGAAAAGGCCGCGGCGTGGCACCGTGGACACGAAGCCCTCCCGTTCCAGAAGTGTCAGGGCTTCTCGGACGGGCGTGCGGCTGATGCCAAGCTCTTGCGCAATCTGATGTTCGTTCAGCCGGATCTGCGCCGATCCGTCGTAGAGGTCCATCGCGAGGATCGATTGCTTGATGCTGTCGTAGGCCTGCTCACGCAGGCTCACCGTCTGCCCGATCGAGGTGAGGCCCAGAGAGGTGTCGGAGGGCTGCAGCACAGTAGAACTCCGGGAACGACAGAATTGATCTTGGACTCGGGTCTGGGGAATGCGCCGAAGCGCCGCCGGGATGTCGAGCAGAAGTGCGGTGCTCGGGAAGCCGTGCATCCCCCGATCGAGGGTGCACCCGCAGAGCCTCGGGGCGGTCTGCGCTGAGCAGGCGTGCCGTGGAACCGACGGTCTGCGTGCCGAAGACGCGCGACTGGGCCGGTCGTCTCGACCCCGGCTCCAGGATTCCGGAGCCGGGGCGTCGAGACTTTCATCGAGGCTTTCGCTGAGCCGCTGAGAGCGGCCGCGCCCTGCGCTCAGGCGTGCGCCAGCGTCAGTGCCGGAGCCGCCGCGTTGTTGTTCGCCGCGTGGTGCTGCTTGAGCATCGGCCGCAGCACCGCGATCGCCAGGATGGCGGCGATCAGGTCCATGGTCGCCACCGTGTACAGGACCGTGGCCCAGGTGCCGGTCGCCTGCATGATCAGGTTGCCCACCGGCACGAAGAGCGCCGCGAAGCCCTTGGCGCAGTAGAGCACGCCGTAGATCTTGCCGATGTGCTTGGAGCCGAAGGTGTCGGCCGCGGTGGCGCTGAACAGCGAGTAGACCTCGCCCCAGGCCAGGAACACGACGCCGGACAGGATCACGAAGGCCCACGGGTTCGAGCCGAAGTAGCCCAAAGCGACGATGCCGATGCCCTCCATCGCGAATGCGATGAACATCGTCTTCTCCCGTCCGATCCGGTCCGAGATGAAGCCGAACAGCGGGCGCGAGATGCCGTTCATGATCCGGTCGAGCATCAGCGCGAAGGGCAGTGCCGCCATGGCGAAGAAGTACAGGTTGACCTGGAAGTTCTTCACCCCGAGGTCCTGGGCGATCACGCCGAGCTGGGCCACCGCCATCAGCCCGCCCGTCACCGTGCAGGTGAACATCAGCAGCATGACCCAGAACACGGGGGTGCGCAGCGCCTCGCCCAGCGTGTAGTCGCGGCGCGACTGCAGGACCTTGGTGGAGAACGGCACCTGATCCTTGCGCGGCGCGCGCATGGCGATGGCGGCGGCGATGATGATGGCGCCCTGGATCAGGCCGAAGACGAAGAAGGCCTGGGCGTAGTTGCCGCTATCGATCATCTTGGCGATCGGCAGGATGGTCAGCGCCGAGCCGGCGCCGTAGCCGCCCGCCGTGAGCCCGACCGCCAAGCCGCGCTTGTCCGGGAACCACTTGAGCGCGTTGTTGACGCAGGTGGCGTAGACGCAGCCGACGCCGATACCGCCGGCCACCGAGCCGAGGTAGAAGCCGCTCAAGCTGGTGGCGTAGGAGTTGATGACCCAGGCTAGGCCCGTCATCAGACCGCCGAACATGACGACGCGGCTCGGGCCGTACTTGTCGATGAAGTAGCCCTCGATCGGGGTCAGCCAGGTCTGGACGACGACGAAGATGGTGAAGGCGACCTGGATTGCGGCGCGGTCCCAACTGAAGGTCTTCTGAATCTCGGGAACGAACAGCGTCCACGCATATTGAATATTGGCCGCCGCAACCATGCAGATCACGCCGAGCACGATCTGCAACCATCGGTTGGTACTGGGTGTCGCCGTATCCGATCTCGCCTCTGGCATGGCCATGAGCTTCCTCCCTCGTCCCTGCGCTGACGTTCGGCGGCGTGCTATAGGATTGGCGTGCACGTCGCCGTATCGCTTGCCCTCGCCGGAACCACGTGTCGGGCTCCGATACTGGCATGACGGCATGCATTATTCTGTGTGCCAGTATCGGATGGCAAGAGAAATAATTCAACATCTTGAGTTTTTGAAGTGGGATTATAATTGATCTTCGGACGTGCTGCTCGAATGTTCTGCCGGCGTCGCGTCAATCCAGACCGAAATTCGAAAGTGTTCATCGCCCGCGCCGACGTCACCGACGCCGGGATTGGGTTTGAGGGCGACGCGTGAGGTCGTCCATGTTGCGCCCGTTCGCTTCGGATGTTCGACGATGCAGATGGCTTGGCTGGTTGAAGAAAGACCAGGCCGGATGGCAGGGTCAGCTCGGGCCGAAGCGTTCGAAGTCAAACAGAGGATAAACTCGAAACGTGGAGCGGGCACTGCAGCTTCGTATTCGAAGCTTGGTGCGACCTTCAGGTAAGAGGGTGACCCTGGCGCGCAGGCAACGACTGGCTGCCCGCAGAAATGGTACCTCAGACGTACAGCGTGGGGCGGACCGAAGATCGATCAGGCCCGGACAATGACGGGTCCGATGCGCAAGAGCATCCGCCCGCGCTGGCTCCTGGCTCACGGTCTCCAGATCCAAGACGCTGCAAGAGCCATCTGAATGGCCGCGATGGGCGCAGTGCTGCCGGTCCGGGTGCACCCCATTTCGGACCTTTGAGCCGCGGCCCGTCGATCTCTGTAGGAAGACGTCTAACGCTTTCCGAAACCGACGTCGGCAGCGACGTCGCTCAATCGATCCGGCTCGCGTTCCTTCCGCTCGCTGTATCGGTCCACGAGGTAGTCCGCCCGCTCGCGGGTCAGCAGCGTGAACTTCATCAATTCTTCGCAGACATCGACGACGCGCTCGTAGAGCGGCCCCGGCTTCATCCGGCCGGCCGCATCGAATTCTTTGTAGGCCATCGGCACCGAGGACTGGTTCGGGATGGTGATCATCCGCATCCAGCGGCCGAGGATGCGGAGGCTGTTGACGGCGTTGAAGCTCTGTGAGCCGCCGGAGACCTGCATGACGGCCAGAGTCCGCCCCTGGGTCGGCCGCACGCTGCCCTCGGAGAGCGGCAGCCAATCGATCTGGCTTTTCATCACGCCGGTCAGGTTGCCGTGCCGCTCCGGAGAGACCCAGACCTGTCCCTCGGACCAGATCGAGAGGGTGCGCAACTCCTGCACCTTCACGTGGTCGGCGGTGGTGTCGTCGGGCAGCGGGAGACCGTGGGCGTCGTAGATCCGCACCTCACCGCCCATGGCCTCGAGCAGGCGGGCGGCCTCGTAGGCGAGGAACCGGCTGAACGAGCGCTCCCGCAGCGAGCCATAGAGGATCAGGAAGCGCGGCGGGTGCGTGAACGGCGTCGCCGCTTGCACGCGTTCGCGGGTTGGCACCGCGAAGTGCGCTGTGCTGAGGTTCGGTAGGTCATCGGTGAAGGGTCGTGCGGGCTTGTCCAAGAATCGGCCTTCCGATACGTTCAAAGCTTCATTTGAAGATTGAAATGAAAATGGACGAACCGCAAGCCCTCGCCTCGTTCGCGGCCCTCGCGCAGGAACACCGCCTGCGCTTGGTACGGGCGCTCGTAGCCGCCGGCCCGGAGGGCCTGGCCTCAGGCGTCTTGGCCGTCTCGGTCGGCGTCTCCGCCGCCACTGTGTCCCATCATCTCAAGGAGCTCAGCCGCGCCGGCTTGGTTGCCTCGCGGCGCGAGGGCCGGTTGATCGTCTACAGCGCTGCCTATCCGGCCCTGTCCGGATTGGCCGAGTTCCTGATGAAGGATTGCTGCCAGGGCCGGCCCGAGGTCTGCGAGCCGGCCGTCGCGGCTCTGTCCAGCTGTTGCCCGATCGCTGGAGACGTTGCCCATCCCTGAGCCGTTCGATGTGGTGACCGGCCCCGTCCCGGACTGCGGCACGTCCCGAAACGCCCAGGCTGTGATCAGGAACGCCGGGATCGAGCCTCACGGGATCGCGTCCCTCAAGACGCCGTCGAACCGGGCTGCGATCCGGTGCCTCGCTGCGCGAGCCGGGATCACCCTGCGCGATCTCCCACGCGAGAAAGGCACGCCCTCACCGGGAGCCCCTCGAACGGCGCAGCCTCAAGCCGGCGGGGTGGCGGCGCTGGCGACGCGCAGGGCCCTGATCAGCCCGGCTCGGATCGCCCAAACGATCCGAATGAGCACGGCGGCCACATAGGCAGAGCTAACCGCGATCAAGGCCACGCCGGTCAGGGTGTTGCCCGCGTCGTCGTACTTCAGCGATTCGCTCAGTGGCAAAAACATCACGTAGGAATGCGAGAACGCGAGCAGGCCGAACAACGACCAAGCCAGGATCATCAGGGATGCGCCGGCAATCCAAAAATCCAGCTCACGCATAGTCTATTCCCCTCAAATGCCAATTTCATACTCGTAATGATCTTTAAAGACCATACCGGCTCCCGATTTGTAAATTGAAATCGGCGCACGACTTCGAAAATCGATCACAAAAGCGAATGAAGATTTCAAAATTTGAAGCTTCGAGGGGCGGCCTGCGAATGGACGGACGTTCATCCCGTATGCGGATCCCGTCCCGACATGCACTTCAAGCCGCTCCAAGCCGCCCCAGGCCGGAAGTCGAAGGGCCTGCGCTATCGGACCGATTTGTAATCGAAAATGTATTTTACGAACATAATATCGATTTTAAATCCAAATCGCATTTTATTTGTCAAACATAGACAGCTTCGATACGGTCAAGCTGTCGATCTCGTGATCGGCCAAATCTCCTAATTACTGTGACAGGCCGCTGGAAACGGGAGCACCCCGTGGCCCAATCGCAGAGCTTTGGGTTGACGCTTGCACGTATGTGCTCGCGGCGTCGTACGTGGGGACATGATGACTGATCTTAAGACGCTCTTGTTGTGCGGTTCGGCCGTTCTCGTCTCAGGCGTCGCGGCTGAGGCAGCTGATCTTCCAACAACGAAGGCCGCGCCGATCGAGTACGTGCGCGTGTGCAACGCCTATGGCGCTGGATTCTTCTATATTCCCGGCGGCGATACCTGCATCCGCATCTCGGGTCGTGCGCGGTACGATTTTCTGTACCAGACCAGCAAGGTCCGCACGGGGGCTGGTGGCGACCTGACCGGCTATCTGGGCCTGCTGCGCATCAACCTCGATGCGCGCACGCAGACGGATTACGGCACGCTCCGTGCCTTCCTGCGCCTCGACGTCGCCAACCGCAGCGGCCCGTTCCTGACCTCCGGATCGCGTCAGCGCGAGAGCCTCGCGGTTCCAGGCCTGGGTGCTGACGCATTCGGTCGGACGCAGTCCTTTATCAACGCCGACAAGGCGTTCATCCAGTTCGCCGGGCTGACGGCCGGTCGGGCAGCCTCGTTCTTCGAC
The sequence above is drawn from the Methylobacterium mesophilicum SR1.6/6 genome and encodes:
- the oxlT gene encoding oxalate/formate MFS antiporter, with product MAMPEARSDTATPSTNRWLQIVLGVICMVAAANIQYAWTLFVPEIQKTFSWDRAAIQVAFTIFVVVQTWLTPIEGYFIDKYGPSRVVMFGGLMTGLAWVINSYATSLSGFYLGSVAGGIGVGCVYATCVNNALKWFPDKRGLAVGLTAGGYGAGSALTILPIAKMIDSGNYAQAFFVFGLIQGAIIIAAAIAMRAPRKDQVPFSTKVLQSRRDYTLGEALRTPVFWVMLLMFTCTVTGGLMAVAQLGVIAQDLGVKNFQVNLYFFAMAALPFALMLDRIMNGISRPLFGFISDRIGREKTMFIAFAMEGIGIVALGYFGSNPWAFVILSGVVFLAWGEVYSLFSATAADTFGSKHIGKIYGVLYCAKGFAALFVPVGNLIMQATGTWATVLYTVATMDLIAAILAIAVLRPMLKQHHAANNNAAAPALTLAHA
- a CDS encoding GntR family transcriptional regulator translates to MLQPSDTSLGLTSIGQTVSLREQAYDSIKQSILAMDLYDGSAQIRLNEHQIAQELGISRTPVREALTLLEREGFVSTVPRRGLFVTRKTKREIIEMITVWAALEGGAAHAAARHASDADLHQLSRAFEDFELSTLPEHVKAYEEANLNFHQTIIRLGGCGLMVEMTANLFIHMRALRSIFLHRPGRIEDSLREHAAIIVALQARDAEQAAILVRDHALGLIAHVESHWAWPER
- a CDS encoding ArsR/SmtB family transcription factor; its protein translation is MDEPQALASFAALAQEHRLRLVRALVAAGPEGLASGVLAVSVGVSAATVSHHLKELSRAGLVASRREGRLIVYSAAYPALSGLAEFLMKDCCQGRPEVCEPAVAALSSCCPIAGDVAHP
- the arsH gene encoding arsenical resistance protein ArsH, with protein sequence MDKPARPFTDDLPNLSTAHFAVPTRERVQAATPFTHPPRFLILYGSLRERSFSRFLAYEAARLLEAMGGEVRIYDAHGLPLPDDTTADHVKVQELRTLSIWSEGQVWVSPERHGNLTGVMKSQIDWLPLSEGSVRPTQGRTLAVMQVSGGSQSFNAVNSLRILGRWMRMITIPNQSSVPMAYKEFDAAGRMKPGPLYERVVDVCEELMKFTLLTRERADYLVDRYSERKEREPDRLSDVAADVGFGKR